AAACTTACTGAATCCGAATTAGATGCTGCATTCGCGGCCATCAACCATCACGGATACAGCACAATGATGCCAGAGCCGCAAGAGTGGGCCGTGGTGACCTTCAATTGGATATCAATTCGCTCCTCACTTGCGCAGCTGGACTTGGATACTTACGACCCCTTTGAGCCCATGCAAGTGTTCTCACCAAAAAGCCGGTCAAGTGTTCGTGTTTTGCACCTATTGCATCCACAGGACTTGATAATCTATACGGCGCTCGTTCTCATCGTAAAAGATGATATTGAATGTAGTCGTGTGCCTCAGAAGCTAAAGCGTGTCTTTTCGTTTCGCGTAGACACAAAACAAACTAATACTCTGTACGACTCACGAGGCTCATATGAAGCATATCGGTGTCGATTGGAGGCGAAGGCCGTTAGGTCACAAGTCAAATTTGTGGCAATTGCCGATATAGCTGACTTCTATCCGAGGATCTATCAACATCGGCTCCAGAATATAGTCGGCACAGTCGCGAAATCGCAGCGCGTGCGTGAAGTGGCTCGGGTATTGGTACGAAAGCTAATCAACAATTTGATGGGTAGAAACAGCTATGGGATTCCCGTGGGTCCATACGCATCAAGAGTTCTGGCCGAGGCAATTCTTATAGATGTTGATGCCTCATTACTTAATCAACGTTCGGATTTTGTTCGTTGGGTAGATGACTACAACATATTCTGTAAGTCAGAATATGAAGCTCAATCGATTTTGTTTAGTTTGGGAGAGTGGTTATTCGTGAATCACGGACTGACGCTTCAGTCCTCGAAAACGCGAATTCTTACTATTGGTGAGTACAGAGACCGTGTCTTGACTACTCACGATGCGCAACTGACTAGTCGCGATGCCGTTATAAGACAGCTTCGTGATTTTCAGGTTGACTACGAAGAATCTGACGACGATGAGGGGCCTGATGAATCAATGGTCCAGGAAGCTCTGGAAATGCTTCAGGGGCACGACCTGAAGGGATTGCTTGAGGCATCTTTGTCAGATACTACTCTCGTTGACTATGAGGCAGTTACGTATGCCCTCAACAAGTTGCCTCGAATACCGGGAGCACCTTCCCCTCTGAAACGTGAAGTTCTAGACCTCGTGATTGACAATGTAATGCTTCTCTATCCGGTGGCCGAGCATGTGGCGAAGTATGTTCTGTCTTTCGATAGCCTTACTCCAAAGGAGCAGAAGAGCATTGCCAAGAAGTTGCTCAAGTCACTCAATAGCATGAGAAATCCCGTCCCCCCGTATTGTGCAATGTGGATGCTTTCAGTCTTCGCTCATGACCAAATTTGGAACCATGCCAGCGATATTGCGTCCCTCTACACGAAAGCGAAGTCTGAAGTGATAAAGTGTTATGCGGCGCTGGCCATTCACGCCTCAGGCACGCGTTCAGAAGCGTTGGCCATAAAGGACGACTATGCCTCAGCATCTCCGCTGCTGAAGCTCGCAATACTCTTCGCCTCTCGCAGATTAGGTCGAGACGAACGACATCACTGGAAGCTTGCGAACGGAGTCAGCGGCATTATCGAGAGGCTCATCTAGTCAGCTTTCGCCAAGGAACCAAGGACTCTCAAGTAATGTCTCCGCATAACAGGAGGAAATGTAATGCCGCCACATACGACTTACGATGTGCTCATCAAGCTCCTGGACTGGCCATTTCTGTTCTTCGTGGCTCTATGTCTGATCGTGTTCATATTTCGCAAGCAACTAGTCGTTTTGCTCAACCGAGGGGATATCCAGGTCTCTTGGGGTGAAAACCGGAACATTAGGCTTCGCGACCTTTCTGAAAACCTGGACAAAGAGTTGGACCCAATCAGGGACGAAATCGAGACCATCAAGGAGGCAGTCTCAAACCTCCAGCAGCAATCTGGTGCCTCCAGTGCACAGCAGACCCTGCTTGGCGAGCCTGTAGTCATTTCAGCAGTCGACAGAGACAATGCCATGCAGCGTATAAAGGATGCCTTGACTTCCAGCCAGTATAAGTGGCGCAGCATTGATCGACTGGCTGCAATAGCTGGCCTTGAGGTCCCTCAGGCCTTAAGCATTATAAGATCTGATCCAGAAATTCTCCTCAGCATCGGAAAGTCGGGGCGCCAGATTGCGAGGTTGAAGTCAAGATAGGTTTTCTCGCTCGTTGCAGCATAGTCGCCCGACGACGCCACTTCGCCGACATACCTGTCGGTAGCCGACCGTCAGTCTCCTCTTAATCCTCTCTAGATTCCGTGCGCCTCCGCTGCTTGCAGTGACTCGTCTGCGCGAATATCAACGTCGACTATGGAAGCCCGTCGACTCCTTGCGGCTTTGTTCCCTTGCGGCCTTGCGTTGGATTCCTTTCTTCTTACTCCCTGCGCCTCTACGTCAGAAGCTCCCAAACGTATTTGCTGTGTTTTCGTGTGATTCGCGTGGTTCGTGGTCGTATTCCGTCGCGCGTTGGTTGTGGCCGCGTTACCGAATCGCAAGCCGGGGGACGCCCGCCGTGGAAGGCGGGCGCTACATTTCTAATGTCTCTCCGGACGTTTGCGCTGTCGCGCAAGCCGTCCGTGCGACGCGACCGGCGCAAGCGCCGAGGGGCAGCTGTCTTTGATACGAAACACTCAATGCGTCATTCCCGCGAAAGCGGGAATCCATATTTGCGTAGGAGGATCGGTTAATTGGAGAAGATGGATTCCCGCTTTCGCGGGAATGACGGTGGTAGAGAAGCCGTAATGACACGAGTGGAGAAACGGCGATGACGGTGATGCAGAAATGGGAATGACGGTGGTAGAGAAGCCGGGATGACGGTGCGAGAACGGGGGCGAAATGTTGGAGGTGCCACAGAGTCTGCGAAACCTTAGCTGAAGTCCACCCCCTGCTGTGGCGTAGTCTACCGATCCGCCGCCGCAGACCATTCTTCGGACCGCCAATCTCCTCTTGATGCTCTTCTGAATCTTGTGCGCCTCCGCTGCCTGCAGTGCCTTGTCTCCGCGAACATTGAGGGCGACCATGAATCCCTGCCAACTCCTTGCGGCCTTGCTACTTTGCGTCGACTTCCTTGCTTCTTACTCCCTGCGCCAACTTGCCGTGTATACGTGTGAATCGCGTGGTTCGTGGTCATGATCCGTCGCGCGGTGGTCGTAGGTTGTGGGTATGCTCGGATGCGTGGGGGCACGTCTGAGGCTGCGGTTGTGCGCGCCGCGCTCGGCGAGCGCTGCGCTACTGAATCGCAGCCGAGGGAGGCTGCGCCACAAAGAGCAAATGTCTTTCCGGACGTTTGCGCTATCGCGCAAGCCGTCCGTGCGACGCGTCCGGCGCAAGCACCGGAGGGCGGCTGCGCCTTCCATAGCTGTCTTTGATACGAAACACTCAATGCGTCATTCCCGCGAAAGCGGGAATCCAGATTTGCGTAGGAGGATCGGTTAATTGGAGAAGATGGATTCCCGCTTTCGCGGGAATGACGAGACTGAGATGGGGGTGGGGCGAGTCTGCTTTTCGCGGGATTGACGGTACGGGGAGGTGGATAGTACCTGTTGTGGACGCGCTGGCACTGAGAACCTAAGGGAAATCTTGCCAAAGATCCTTCCATTCGGGGTTGTCCTTCTCGATCAACTCGATCTTCCAGGCACGTCGCCACTTTTTCATTTGCTTTTCGCGGGCTATCGCTTCACGCATCGTGGGGAAGTGTTCGATGTCGACAAGAGTCTTGACGTTGTATTTCTTCGTAAAGCCCTCGCGTGCGTCAGTCTTGTGTTCGCTGATGCGTTGTGGAGGATTACTGGTGACGCCAATGTACAAGGTGCCACGCAGTTTGCTGGCGAGAATGTATACTGCTGGTTCGCGTTGCATAATCATATAGATACAGTACACACGACGCAGACTTCAATGACGGGCAGACCTGCGTTGGGCTGGCGCCTTCCCCCCTCTCGTCATTCCCGCGAAAGCGGGAATCCAGATTGGGGTGGACACTGTCGTTGAATAGAGAAGATGGATTCCCGCTTTCGCGGGAATGACGAAAAGGATGTCTCCCACAAGTGAATCTCCCTGACCTGCCCCTCCCCGCCATGCAACGTGCGGCCCTGTTTGGGGATAGATATAATGACGCCATGACGAAACCAATCGACATACCTGCCGTGGATCGCGCTGCCTACAAGCTGCTTTGCGAGACCGTTGAGCACCACAATCGCCTGTATTATCAGGATGCCGCGCCGGAAATTTCGGACGCGGAGTTTGACCGTCTTCTGAAGGACCTTGAGGCCATCGAGGCGTTGCATCCGGAGTGGGTGACGCCGGAGTCGCCGACGCAGCGGGTAGGCGGGGCGCCGTTGTCGGAGTTTGAGACGGTCGAGCACGACGTGCCGATGTTGTCCATCGACAACACGTACAACGAAGACGAACTGCGCGCATTTGACCAGCGGGTGTGCAAAGGGTTGAGCGAGCCGCCGCGGTATGTCGTGGAATTGAAAGTCGACGGTGTGGCGATCACGTTGCGGTACGAGGATGGCCGGTTTGTGCGGGCGGCGACGCGGGGCGACGGCACGCGGGGCGATAATGTGACCGCGAATGTGCGCACGATTCGCGCGGTGCCGCTGGTGTTGAAGGGCCATCCGCCGTCTGTGCTGGAAGTGCGCGGCGAGGTCTACATGCGGCGGAAGGAGCTGGACCGCATCAACCAGTTGCGCGAGGAGGCGGGCGAAGCGCCGTTGGCAAATCCGCGCAATGCGACGGCGGGCACGTTGAAGCAGCTCGATTCGCGGCTGGTGGCGCAGCGCCGCCTCAGTCTCGTGTGTTACGACATCGCGGCCATTGACGGCGCGGAATTGGAATCGCATTCGAAGACGCTCGCGGAGTTGGAGGCGTATGGACTGCCGGTCGGCGTGTTGCGGCAGTCGTGCGTAAACATCGACGAAGTGCTTGACGTGTGCCGTACGTGGGACACGAAGCGCAGCGAATTGGATTTCGACATCGACGGTCTTGTGATCAAGGTCGATTCGGCGGCGCACCGTCGCATTCTCGGCACAACGTCGAAATCGCCGCGCTGGGTCATCGCGTACAAATATCCGGCGCAGGTCGCGCGCACGAGACTGGAGCGCATCGTCGTGCAGGTCGGCAAGACGGGCACGTTGACGCCGGTCGCGGAGATGCAGCCGGTGCCGCTCGCGGGCACGGTGGTGAAGCGCGCCAGTCTGCATAATTTCGAAGAGCTGTATCGCAAGGACATTCGCGAGGGCGACACGGTAGAGATTCAGAAGGCGGGCGAGATCATCCCGCAGGTGTTGCGCGCGATTGTGGAGGAGCGCCCGGAAGACACGAAGCCGTATGCCATTCCCACCGAATGCCCGGAATGTCACGGCGAGGTGCACAAGGACCCGGAAGGGGTCTATCTGCGGTGCCTGAACCTGGCGTGTCCCGCACAGGTAAAGGAACGGCTGCGCTATTTCGCGAGCCGGGGAGCGATGGATATCGAGGGCCTCGGCCCGGCGGTGATCGAGCAATTGGTGGACAACGGAATCATCCGGGACCCGTCGGGGTTGTATGACGAGAGCCTTGTCAACGAGATGACGCTGGCGAACCTGGATCGTATGGGCGTGAAATCAGCGGCGAACCTCGTTGACGCGATTCGCGCGAGCAAGGCGCGGCCGTTGAGCCGGTTGTTGAACGGGCTTGGCATACGCCATGTTGGCGCGCGCACCGCGGAAATTCTCGCGGAACATTTCCTGAGCATGGAGGCCATTGAGGCCGCGAAAGTCGAGGACCTAAGCGCGGTCCATGAAATTGGCGATATCGTTGCGGCGAGCATTCGCGACTTTTTCGATACCGATGAGAATAAGCGGCTGGTCGATCGGCTGAAGGATTCTGGCGTCAACATGATCGAAG
This sequence is a window from Candidatus Hydrogenedentota bacterium. Protein-coding genes within it:
- a CDS encoding RNA-directed DNA polymerase; translation: MFKLTESELDAAFAAINHHGYSTMMPEPQEWAVVTFNWISIRSSLAQLDLDTYDPFEPMQVFSPKSRSSVRVLHLLHPQDLIIYTALVLIVKDDIECSRVPQKLKRVFSFRVDTKQTNTLYDSRGSYEAYRCRLEAKAVRSQVKFVAIADIADFYPRIYQHRLQNIVGTVAKSQRVREVARVLVRKLINNLMGRNSYGIPVGPYASRVLAEAILIDVDASLLNQRSDFVRWVDDYNIFCKSEYEAQSILFSLGEWLFVNHGLTLQSSKTRILTIGEYRDRVLTTHDAQLTSRDAVIRQLRDFQVDYEESDDDEGPDESMVQEALEMLQGHDLKGLLEASLSDTTLVDYEAVTYALNKLPRIPGAPSPLKREVLDLVIDNVMLLYPVAEHVAKYVLSFDSLTPKEQKSIAKKLLKSLNSMRNPVPPYCAMWMLSVFAHDQIWNHASDIASLYTKAKSEVIKCYAALAIHASGTRSEALAIKDDYASASPLLKLAILFASRRLGRDERHHWKLANGVSGIIERLI
- a CDS encoding GIY-YIG nuclease family protein, translated to MQREPAVYILASKLRGTLYIGVTSNPPQRISEHKTDAREGFTKKYNVKTLVDIEHFPTMREAIAREKQMKKWRRAWKIELIEKDNPEWKDLWQDFP
- the ligA gene encoding NAD-dependent DNA ligase LigA, whose amino-acid sequence is MTKPIDIPAVDRAAYKLLCETVEHHNRLYYQDAAPEISDAEFDRLLKDLEAIEALHPEWVTPESPTQRVGGAPLSEFETVEHDVPMLSIDNTYNEDELRAFDQRVCKGLSEPPRYVVELKVDGVAITLRYEDGRFVRAATRGDGTRGDNVTANVRTIRAVPLVLKGHPPSVLEVRGEVYMRRKELDRINQLREEAGEAPLANPRNATAGTLKQLDSRLVAQRRLSLVCYDIAAIDGAELESHSKTLAELEAYGLPVGVLRQSCVNIDEVLDVCRTWDTKRSELDFDIDGLVIKVDSAAHRRILGTTSKSPRWVIAYKYPAQVARTRLERIVVQVGKTGTLTPVAEMQPVPLAGTVVKRASLHNFEELYRKDIREGDTVEIQKAGEIIPQVLRAIVEERPEDTKPYAIPTECPECHGEVHKDPEGVYLRCLNLACPAQVKERLRYFASRGAMDIEGLGPAVIEQLVDNGIIRDPSGLYDESLVNEMTLANLDRMGVKSAANLVDAIRASKARPLSRLLNGLGIRHVGARTAEILAEHFLSMEAIEAAKVEDLSAVHEIGDIVAASIRDFFDTDENKRLVDRLKDSGVNMIEERRADGGALPFKDKTIVVTGTLKNYSRESIQDRIKELGGRPSSSVSAKTHFLLAGESAGSKLAKAQSLGVRVLTEVEFEAMARGEG